A genome region from Candidatus Zixiibacteriota bacterium includes the following:
- a CDS encoding response regulator produces the protein MIRNTIIVIDDELLIRDLLYDFFSERNWVVSVSESGEKCSELLKNRAYDIALVDIKMPEEEGLSLIRRMKALHPAMAIVVITGFPSVETAVEALRLKVDDYFIKPFNINKLYKTIESLLEQRRENKEAIRVQDVPL, from the coding sequence ATGATCAGGAATACCATTATTGTCATCGACGACGAGCTTCTTATCAGAGATTTGCTCTACGATTTTTTCTCGGAGCGAAACTGGGTGGTCTCGGTCTCCGAATCGGGGGAGAAATGCAGCGAGCTGCTCAAGAATCGAGCCTATGATATCGCCCTGGTGGATATCAAAATGCCGGAGGAAGAGGGTTTGTCGCTTATTAGAAGGATGAAGGCTCTTCATCCGGCCATGGCGATCGTGGTCATTACGGGGTTCCCGAGTGTGGAGACGGCAGTCGAGGCTCTCCGTCTTAAAGTCGATGATTATTTCATAAAACCCTTCAATATCAACAAACTGTATAAGACTATCGAAAGCTTGCTGGAGCAGCGCCGGGAAAATAAAGAGGCTATTCGAGTTCAAG
- a CDS encoding anti-sigma factor antagonist (This anti-anti-sigma factor, or anti-sigma factor antagonist, belongs to a family that includes characterized members SpoIIAA, RsbV, RsfA, and RsfB.), giving the protein MKRKTYKYHSVLESEGRMYADIKSLMAEIGLEKKRLFNIMLAISEAFTNALIHGNCFNPDKMVEVTITVNDEAMIADIMDEGNGFNQESSGHDCPDLLSEGGRGIGLMRSIADEFVIGRNGRTGGTQITMRFNLRKDKVNKKSMNDMEDKMEMNKKDEGNVMVLTLSGRLDLSNGNRLKEEVKSILSGGRTSIHLNLREVEFVNSSGLGALVSIMKEIRIHRGRLTLSDMADYVREIFDITQLSHIFEIFATEEEALHSYHLVPSN; this is encoded by the coding sequence ATGAAAAGAAAAACTTATAAGTACCATTCCGTGCTTGAATCGGAAGGGCGCATGTATGCCGACATTAAGAGTCTAATGGCCGAAATCGGCCTGGAAAAGAAAAGGCTTTTCAATATAATGCTGGCCATTTCCGAGGCGTTCACCAATGCCCTGATTCATGGTAATTGCTTCAACCCGGACAAAATGGTCGAAGTCACCATCACCGTTAATGATGAAGCGATGATTGCCGATATTATGGATGAAGGAAATGGCTTCAATCAGGAGTCGTCAGGTCATGATTGTCCCGACCTTCTCTCAGAGGGGGGAAGAGGAATCGGCCTCATGAGATCGATCGCAGATGAGTTTGTTATTGGACGCAATGGAAGGACCGGTGGGACGCAGATTACGATGAGGTTTAATTTGAGGAAAGATAAGGTAAATAAGAAATCGATGAACGATATGGAGGATAAAATGGAAATGAACAAGAAAGATGAAGGGAATGTGATGGTCTTGACCCTCTCGGGCCGGCTGGATTTGAGCAACGGAAACAGGCTTAAAGAGGAGGTCAAGAGCATTCTTTCCGGCGGAAGGACTTCTATCCATCTGAATCTCAGAGAGGTTGAATTTGTCAACAGCTCCGGTCTGGGTGCGCTGGTTTCGATAATGAAAGAAATCCGTATACACCGCGGGCGTTTGACACTCTCGGATATGGCTGATTATGTGCGAGAAATATTCGACATTACCCAGCTTTCTCATATATTCGAGATCTTTGCGACGGAGGAAGAAGCGCTTCATTCCTATCATTTGGTGCCGAGTAACTGA